One Spinacia oleracea cultivar Varoflay chromosome 4, BTI_SOV_V1, whole genome shotgun sequence DNA segment encodes these proteins:
- the LOC110785961 gene encoding mitochondrial import inner membrane translocase subunit TIM23-3-like, with translation MEDFSSDSTPNYKQYSPYQNLNPNTPNMKLYNLPTTPEHLFEEEAFRSRNFYDNLTFYTGSSYLTGSVVGAVKGSFEGLSATEYGESLKIRTNRMLNTGGMVGRRFGNSAGILAVIYTGVESSIIYKRDTDDVLGSLMAGMGTGAVYRLPAGIRAAAIASVVGGIVVGAVVSGKHLLTRSVPKLSI, from the coding sequence ATGGAGGATTTCTCTTCAGATTCAACCCCAAATTACAAACAATACAGTCCATACCAAAACCTTAACCCAAATACTCCCAACATGAAACTCTATAATCTTCCCACCACCCCCGAACACCTCTTTGAAGAAGAAGCCTTCCGAAGTCGTAACTTCTATGATAATCTCACCTTCTACACCGGCAGTTCCTACCTGACCGGTTCTGTTGTCGGCGCCGTAAAGGGCAGTTTCGAGGGACTTTCTGCCACCGAATACGGCGAGTCTCTTAAAATCCGTACTAACCGTATGCTCAACACGGGAGGTATGGTGGGTCGGAGGTTTGGCAACTCTGCAGGAATTTTGGCTGTGATATACACAGGGGTTGAATCCTCTATTATTTACAAAAGAGACACTGATGATGTTTTAGGAAGCCTGATGGCCGGTATGGGTACTGGTGCGGTGTATCGACTCCCAGCGGGTATTCGAGCAGCTGCGATCGCGAGTGTTGTTGGTGGGATTGTTGTTGGTGCTGTTGTTTCTGGGAAGCACTTGTTGACAAGATCTGTTCCCAAATTGTCTATCTGA